One part of the Paenibacillus silvisoli genome encodes these proteins:
- a CDS encoding methyl-accepting chemotaxis protein has product MNNQIEMDTSLLFKAIEMSQALIVFDPQGKIQWANDNFSNVVGYSIQQLQHMHHSQLCLPSFAGSAEYAQFWEKLRNRIAFHDKVQRITKAGQRIWLDAFYTPVVDGAGQVRAVIKIATDITERQTILYNSTHEFISVVEQMTASTNEVYESSQTIVSDMDMLNRESDVVKTNLEEIKKVASFVEEVASQSHLLGLNAAIEAARAGEQGRGFAVVANEIRKMADSSKKSAETISNQLSDIQKSIVLMMQSVNKVNTHIHGNSESINELKRAYEHIADNADRLTSII; this is encoded by the coding sequence ATGAACAATCAAATTGAAATGGATACAAGTCTTTTATTTAAAGCAATTGAGATGTCTCAAGCGCTGATTGTTTTTGATCCACAGGGAAAGATCCAATGGGCGAATGATAACTTTTCGAACGTCGTCGGTTACTCCATCCAACAATTGCAGCACATGCATCACAGTCAGCTCTGTTTGCCGTCTTTTGCGGGAAGTGCTGAATACGCGCAGTTCTGGGAGAAGCTGCGTAATCGAATTGCGTTCCACGATAAGGTTCAACGAATTACGAAAGCCGGTCAGCGGATATGGCTGGATGCGTTTTACACGCCTGTCGTTGACGGCGCCGGACAGGTTCGCGCGGTCATCAAGATCGCGACGGATATTACGGAGCGGCAGACGATTTTGTACAATAGCACACATGAATTTATTTCCGTCGTTGAGCAAATGACCGCCAGCACGAATGAAGTTTACGAGTCATCGCAAACGATCGTCAGCGATATGGACATGCTGAACCGCGAGTCGGATGTCGTGAAAACGAACCTGGAAGAAATCAAAAAGGTTGCCTCCTTCGTGGAAGAGGTGGCATCGCAATCGCATCTGCTCGGGTTGAACGCAGCGATCGAAGCGGCGCGGGCTGGAGAACAAGGACGCGGCTTCGCGGTGGTCGCCAACGAAATCCGCAAAATGGCCGATTCCAGCAAAAAGTCGGCGGAAACGATTTCGAATCAGCTGAGCGATATCCAGAAATCCATCGTTCTGATGATGCAATCGGTCAACAAAGTGAATACGCATATTCACGGAAACTCGGAATCGATCAACGAGTTAAAACGCGCGTACGAGCATATCGCGGACAATGCCGACAGGCTCACCTCTATTATCTAA
- a CDS encoding NAD-dependent epimerase/dehydratase family protein has translation MKVLVTGASGNGGQAVCRALLQAGHTVRMADVFPSPAADLAEVEFVRCDTRTTGDVRGAVKGMDAVVHLAAWHCAHNPPVSDETIFAVNVDGTFNVLEACRQEGIQSIVYASSMAYGWGSVYSVSKVIGEDLCRTYHEMTGASIAMLRYHEFIPRPYLEFGTRLLANGVDRRDIAAATVASVEAAANRKFGLFRTIVHTNHGMPEEVIGNFKELGPDWCEQQVPGARALIGKYGIKLPGTVEQHDLSEAESVLGWKPAIGFTEFLRDLKARDARGLDVTGLRVPSELPDHL, from the coding sequence ATGAAAGTACTTGTTACCGGCGCATCCGGCAATGGCGGGCAAGCCGTTTGCCGGGCGCTGCTTCAGGCAGGCCATACGGTGAGAATGGCCGATGTATTTCCCTCGCCGGCGGCTGACTTGGCCGAGGTTGAATTTGTTCGCTGCGACACCCGGACGACGGGCGACGTCCGCGGCGCGGTAAAAGGAATGGATGCCGTCGTGCATCTGGCGGCTTGGCATTGCGCGCATAATCCGCCGGTGAGCGACGAGACGATTTTTGCCGTGAATGTGGACGGGACGTTCAATGTGCTCGAGGCATGCCGGCAAGAGGGGATTCAATCCATCGTGTACGCATCCTCGATGGCGTATGGCTGGGGATCGGTGTACAGCGTATCGAAGGTCATTGGCGAGGATCTGTGCAGAACGTATCACGAAATGACCGGCGCATCGATCGCGATGCTTCGCTACCACGAATTTATTCCGCGCCCCTACCTGGAGTTCGGCACGCGCCTGCTCGCAAACGGCGTAGACCGCCGCGACATCGCCGCCGCAACGGTTGCTTCCGTGGAAGCCGCGGCAAACCGCAAGTTCGGCCTCTTCCGCACCATTGTGCACACGAACCATGGCATGCCGGAAGAAGTCATCGGCAACTTCAAAGAACTCGGCCCGGATTGGTGCGAACAGCAAGTCCCAGGCGCACGCGCCTTAATCGGGAAATACGGGATCAAGCTGCCGGGAACCGTCGAGCAGCATGATCTCTCCGAAGCGGAATCCGTGCTCGGCTGGAAGCCGGCGATCGGGTTCACCGAATTTCTGCGCGATCTGAAGGCTCGCGATGCGCGCGGCCTCGACGTCACCGGCCTGCGAGTACCTTCCGAGCTGCCGGATCATCTATAA